TTTTCGAAGGTTAGGGCTCAAGAATTATTGATATCTCGGACGGCTgtggaaaatccaaattatgttGGTAATAACCGTCGAGATTTCGAGTTGCGGAATTTAGGTTGGTAGTGGGATTGAACATAGACTCATGGAACATAGATTTCTATGATtgaatcaaagagtatcaactctttaaTTGAACCCATTGAACGctatggttcccatagagttcaatgattgaaccaaagagtatcaagcaCAGAACACCAATATAATCAGTCAAGTCTTTGAttgaactacagaaattattattaGCTCTCTTTCGTGACTTTTTGCGTCTGGATTTCTAAAGCCTGTCATAGAGATCGATAATTCTTGACGCAagttgttgaaatttttgttctgtATGGGGTATAATCGATCAAGGCGAGTCCGTATGTTTTATTCCAGTCAAGAGACTCTGTACCATTTGCGGGACGCCGCTGAAACTGTCATCCAGCAACGAGAGCCTGGAAAAATTGAACGGTAAGGGCGACGTGAACCCGGCCGATTCGGGACTCTTCCTCTACATGGACCTGCACGGGCACGCTTCCAAGAAGGGCATCTTCATTTACGGCAACCACTTCGAGACGCCCGAACAGAACGTCGAGTGCATGCTGCTGGCCAAGTTGATGTCCATCAACAACCACAACTTTCACTTCACCGCCTGCAACTTTAGCGAGAGAAACATGTTCATCAAGTAAGGAAAAATTCGTTGACATTTGACATTGACACTTGACGTTTATGAACGTCAACTGTCACTTATTTTTTCTGTTGGCGTTTATGGAACATTATTGTGTCTCGCGTTACAGAGATAAACGTGACGGGCTGAGCAGAGCCGGTTCCGGAAGGGTCGCCATCTCGACCTTGACGGGACTGATAAAGAGCTACACCCTGGAGTGCAATTACAACACGGGCAGGATAGTGAACGTGCTCCCGCCCACCGTGAAGGAGCGGCAGCAGAAAGGCTACGCCCTCCCGGTGCCGCCCAAGTACTCCCCGACCGTCTTCGAAGAGGTGACAGTCCGATCCGGACCAAATCGCCCAAAATTGACGTTGTCGTGTTTCAGGTGGGCCGATCGCTGGGCGCCTCCATCCTGGACCTGACCGGTAACAACCCGCTGACCAGGCTCCCGCATTCCGAATTTCACACCCTCACCGGCGTGATGGACTGGATAAGGACCAACTGCATCCAGGAGTTTGGAGAGGCGAGGTCCAAGACGAAAACGAGCTTATCTCAGGTACGAAAGAAAAAGTCAAGCTCTACCGCTCACGAAGACGTTACCATACACTCGTGCAATCTGTCGTGATCCGATTTGTCCTTGTGTGAATCTGCGCGTTTCGAGGTTAGGTCTATCGCTCTCTATGGGCTGCGGGGGCGGGGCTAATTTTGACGTGTAACTAGGTTAACTTCGATTAATGGCCAACTGCGtgtgatttttcgaaaatgttgatCTGGCTAAATTAAGTagtcaattttttcttcgattTTGGACTGTTTGACTTTGAGGATAGGGATATAATCTCTAACCCAGTAGAATTTTACCGTACTGAATGAAAATCTTGCCAATTTAATACAGATCGGGGTGGAAATTCCTTCGAGGTTGCTTGGAAATTTCTTCGTGTGCATTTAACATGTTTCTGGGGTGTTTCAGTTTCAGAGAGGGATGCGCTCCCGTAAGGGGCAGGGAGAGGACTTTGCAAAGATAATTAATCAAAGAAACGCTTATTAGAAGAAGATAAATCAAGTGTATGTTTCTCTCTGTTCAAGATTCACACAATGACGATAAAATACTTTTGGGAATTGTTATTTGAACGTCGTTTTGTACATCTGTTATTGCAATTGTGTAAAAATTTTATCgtgtaatttttatattttcatattaaatCTTCTCATTCATaatgtatattttattttggtTTGTTCTGCTTCTTTCGTATGGGTCTGTTTGAGCAAGGATTAAGATTTGAATTCGGTGCCTCTTTTTGTAGTTTTGATGTTTCTAATCTAGTTTTGTCCCTTTGCTGGGAaaactttattttatatatctGATGTGATATTAATTTCTCTTATCTACAcctgtttttttcttttaatagtGTAAATTAAAATGtatttcagtgttcaatatgaaaaaatctTCCAGAAGGAGGTATAAATGTGTAAGAAATATCTCTTTTATCTTCTATCTGAACTCAGGTAACTAACTGATACATGATACCATGTGGATCAGAACCAAGAACATCTGCCTCTGTTGGGTTCATTTTCctttaatattttttcagattttctgtTTCAGGGTGGAAAAAGACGACAAAGAATCAGATCAACTTCCTCCAGCACGATCTACAATAAGACTTTACCAAGAAACAGACCATCGTCGGTACCTATTGAACGTAAAGAGAATATAATATTCGAGAATGAACCGTTCAAGGCGAGCTCTTCGGGTAAAATTCCGAAGCGGAAATCTAGCCTGAAAATACAGAAGGCAATCCTAAAGAAGAACAAGACGAAGTtgaatttacagttgaaatgtAAAAATTCGAACGCCGAGAAAGGTAAGGGTAAGAGTAAGTCTCCGGCCTTGGTGACTGGTAGACAGATGGACATCACTACCAAGTTCGCAACTGTCGAAGACAACCAGTTACTGACGGAAACCGTCAAAACTGAAGTGGATCCTTGCAAGTTCCAACCGGGGAAGTCTTTCGTGGAAAAGACTTTATTTTCCTGGAATGTTACGGCGACTACAACATTGAACGATCCGTTCAACGATGAAAAATCCTTGGGTTTCTTGAAGAATCCTTCGGAACCAGGATCGAGTTCTGGTCCTCGCATGAATGCCTTCTCCAAAAATGCCTTCTTTAACAAGAGTAAAAAGCTGGCTTTGAGGAGGATTGGTACGAACGTTGAGAGTTCCGCCAAGGCCGAGAAGGTGAAGAAGAAAAAGAGACTGGTGAAAAAACACTGATGGTTGGTTTCTTGGTGATAAGTTTTGTGATTTCAAGCAG
The window above is part of the Coccinella septempunctata chromosome 8, icCocSept1.1, whole genome shotgun sequence genome. Proteins encoded here:
- the LOC123318908 gene encoding cytosolic carboxypeptidase-like protein 5, coding for MEDINCLGVTFLRNFDSANLARVEAVSQDASVYINSGSHTSTSTKTLPDIPDCEYNIWTKPDCGGTEFENGNRTWFYFGMRANASSLLVKLNIVNLNKQAKMYSQGMCPVYKVVPSRTGWDRIRDKPTYTNEDDIFTLSFKYRTPENHQAVTYFAFTYPFSYNDIQKMLGNIDAKFASMPLAENDDIYYVRECACLSLDKRRVDLLTITSKYGMSNARETRLKNLFTDENVQRPFRFPNKKVIFISARVHPGETPSSFVFNGLLHLLLNRDDPIAVALRRMYVFKLIPCLNPDGVARGHYRTDSRGVNLNRMYLNPSLSLHPSIFAARALIRYYHYGYDKADTITLCPNCADPGQAEFNMAETEDNQCGNVISSKVSHMSLEENGNPMWKFKRLCTICGTPLKLSSSNESLEKLNGKGDVNPADSGLFLYMDLHGHASKKGIFIYGNHFETPEQNVECMLLAKLMSINNHNFHFTACNFSERNMFIKDKRDGLSRAGSGRVAISTLTGLIKSYTLECNYNTGRIVNVLPPTVKERQQKGYALPVPPKYSPTVFEEVGRSLGASILDLTGNNPLTRLPHSEFHTLTGVMDWIRTNCIQEFGEARSKTKTSLSQGGKRRQRIRSTSSSTIYNKTLPRNRPSSVPIERKENIIFENEPFKASSSGKIPKRKSSLKIQKAILKKNKTKLNLQLKCKNSNAEKGKGKSKSPALVTGRQMDITTKFATVEDNQLLTETVKTEVDPCKFQPGKSFVEKTLFSWNVTATTTLNDPFNDEKSLGFLKNPSEPGSSSGPRMNAFSKNAFFNKSKKLALRRIGTNVESSAKAEKVKKKKRLVKKH